Proteins encoded within one genomic window of Phototrophicus methaneseepsis:
- a CDS encoding ArnT family glycosyltransferase: MKRLLQRPYPLVMLILAVVVVRFFNERPGYTDAFYHYNAAVRVASGDGFVDDYLWTYIGAPDELPAPSHLYWMPLTSMVAALGMWLFGTTYLAAQIGLILCIWGALLITYWLALRLTGRLMYAWASGLTLLMGGFLMRVWGVTDTFAIYAFVGAAALACMGLGLTETRRPWLWWLLAGLFTALGHLTRSDGLILLIVAGVALFWPGDFLQKRGTLLQRLRWLVIFLVAYGIIMLPWFLRNLDAVGHILPVGGTQAVWYTEYNDLFNYPPDANPQTFFADGLGLLVESRLQGLSSALQNLLAIEGYIVLLPFMLYGLWLKRRDPFLRPMWLFALGIHLAFAFVFTFPGIRGGMFHALVALMPFWCVLGFAGLDAFIDVIGKRYRRWNVRRAKMVYPWMLVGVIIIMGLALSLPQRLVDRQIVPDLYQALIETLPDDARVMINDPAQLYYYTGLGGVTLVNEPPETALAVADQYHVDYLVIEYRDTPEGQYISAPEPFFFDLDEPPAFFDPIELNISGARLYAINH, from the coding sequence ATGAAGCGACTTTTACAACGCCCATATCCCCTTGTCATGCTGATCCTAGCGGTCGTGGTGGTTCGCTTTTTTAATGAACGTCCTGGATATACAGATGCATTTTATCATTACAATGCTGCTGTCCGTGTTGCTTCTGGGGATGGCTTTGTCGATGATTATCTATGGACCTATATCGGTGCACCGGATGAGTTGCCCGCGCCATCGCATCTTTACTGGATGCCGTTGACGAGTATGGTGGCCGCTTTGGGTATGTGGTTGTTTGGTACGACTTACCTGGCGGCACAAATCGGCCTGATTTTATGCATCTGGGGAGCTTTGCTGATCACGTATTGGCTTGCCTTGCGGCTGACAGGGCGCCTGATGTATGCGTGGGCATCCGGCTTGACCTTGCTGATGGGTGGTTTCCTCATGCGCGTTTGGGGCGTGACGGATACCTTCGCAATTTATGCTTTTGTGGGGGCTGCTGCGCTGGCCTGTATGGGGCTGGGGCTGACGGAAACGCGCCGACCATGGTTGTGGTGGCTGTTGGCGGGTCTCTTCACAGCGCTAGGCCACCTGACGCGCAGTGATGGCTTGATTTTGCTGATTGTCGCTGGTGTGGCTCTTTTCTGGCCGGGGGATTTTTTGCAAAAGCGCGGTACGCTGCTGCAACGGCTGCGTTGGCTTGTGATTTTCCTGGTTGCTTATGGGATCATCATGCTGCCCTGGTTTTTACGCAACCTGGACGCTGTGGGTCATATTTTGCCCGTCGGAGGTACACAGGCGGTCTGGTATACCGAATATAATGATCTGTTCAATTATCCGCCGGATGCAAACCCACAGACTTTTTTCGCAGATGGGTTGGGTTTGCTGGTTGAATCGCGCTTGCAAGGCTTGTCTTCTGCTTTGCAGAATTTGCTAGCAATTGAAGGTTATATTGTCCTGCTGCCCTTTATGCTTTACGGCTTATGGCTCAAACGACGCGATCCATTCCTGCGGCCAATGTGGTTGTTCGCCCTGGGTATTCACCTAGCCTTTGCCTTTGTCTTTACATTCCCTGGCATTCGGGGTGGTATGTTCCATGCGCTGGTTGCTCTGATGCCGTTCTGGTGTGTGCTTGGTTTTGCTGGCCTGGATGCCTTTATAGATGTGATTGGTAAGCGTTATCGTCGTTGGAACGTGCGTCGTGCCAAAATGGTGTATCCGTGGATGCTGGTCGGGGTAATTATCATCATGGGGCTGGCGCTATCGCTGCCGCAGCGCCTCGTTGATCGGCAGATTGTACCCGATCTTTATCAGGCCTTGATAGAGACCTTACCAGACGATGCCCGTGTGATGATCAACGACCCGGCGCAATTATATTATTATACGGGGCTGGGCGGTGTAACCTTAGTCAATGAGCCGCCTGAGACGGCTTTAGCTGTCGCCGATCAGTATCATGTGGATTATCTTGTGATTGAGTATCGGGATACGCCGGAAGGGCAGTATATATCTGCGCCAGAGCCTTTCTTTTTTGACCTTGATGAGCCACCTGCTTTCTTTGATCCCATTGAGTTAAATATTTCTGGAGCGCGCCTGTATGCAATCAATCATTAA
- a CDS encoding PspA/IM30 family protein encodes MTGFWKKLDTVIRAQINDLIDVNKDDDTSRARRKYLARHDVNRSLQGDVKQLQQRIQDALAYEEELQAKIDALYASIAEWDAKADEAVGAGRDDDARLALGRLQQAQRELEMEESALSEHRYLTRELMSQVGALESALFEANQSEGEAVEAPDVPEQRTTSSVLDGLSKQLDQTRETLSQLVEESFKSVTGIGETPDDAPNKAPNRQQPIEEKPKRPAYPVNQRVVDDDLARRRSRLAKPPTSGDSENSE; translated from the coding sequence ATGACCGGCTTCTGGAAAAAGTTAGATACTGTCATCAGGGCGCAGATTAACGACCTGATTGATGTCAATAAAGATGATGATACAAGCCGTGCTCGGCGTAAATATCTGGCACGACATGATGTGAATCGTAGTTTGCAGGGCGACGTGAAGCAGCTCCAACAGCGCATTCAAGATGCCCTCGCATACGAAGAAGAATTACAGGCCAAGATAGATGCCCTTTATGCTTCTATTGCAGAGTGGGACGCAAAGGCCGACGAAGCCGTTGGGGCAGGCCGTGACGATGATGCACGGCTGGCTTTAGGGCGCTTGCAGCAAGCACAGCGCGAGCTTGAAATGGAAGAATCTGCACTATCCGAACACCGCTACCTGACGCGCGAGTTAATGAGCCAGGTTGGTGCACTGGAATCCGCTTTGTTTGAGGCGAATCAATCTGAGGGCGAAGCTGTAGAAGCGCCTGATGTGCCGGAACAACGGACGACTTCCAGCGTGCTGGATGGGCTATCCAAACAGCTAGACCAGACGCGTGAAACGCTCAGCCAACTGGTAGAAGAGAGCTTCAAGAGCGTGACTGGCATTGGTGAGACGCCAGATGATGCCCCAAATAAGGCTCCCAACCGTCAGCAGCCCATCGAAGAAAAGCCGAAGCGGCCCGCCTACCCGGTGAATCAGCGTGTGGTTGACGATGATCTGGCGCGCAGACGGTCCCGGCTGGCAAAGCCCCCAACATCCGGCGATAGTGAAAATAGCGAATGA
- a CDS encoding winged helix-turn-helix transcriptional regulator, producing the protein METVELHGNVYSGDCPTRQILDRIGDKWTALVIGLLEDGQTLRFSEIKRGIGGISQKMLTQTLRSLERDGLVTRTVYAEVPPRVEYTLTPLGNTLVAPLTAIREWAENHIEAVAEAQTQYDEAE; encoded by the coding sequence ATGGAAACTGTTGAACTGCACGGCAATGTTTATTCTGGCGACTGCCCGACACGGCAAATCCTGGATCGGATTGGCGATAAATGGACAGCCCTGGTCATTGGTCTGTTAGAGGATGGCCAGACACTACGCTTCTCTGAGATTAAGCGCGGTATCGGCGGCATCTCCCAAAAGATGCTGACGCAAACGCTGCGCAGTCTGGAGCGCGACGGCCTGGTGACACGGACTGTCTATGCAGAAGTGCCGCCGCGTGTTGAATATACCCTCACGCCCTTGGGCAATACACTCGTCGCACCGTTGACCGCCATCCGTGAATGGGCTGAAAATCATATCGAGGCCGTTGCCGAAGCACAAACTCAATATGATGAAGCCGAATAA
- a CDS encoding SDR family oxidoreductase, which yields MSDNLQASLLVTGASGQLGRQVVELLLEKGAQNVIATTRTPEKLADLAERGVTVRQASFDDLDSLIQAFEGAERVLIISTDATDVPGRRLQQHQNAVQAADKAGVKHTLYTSLMEAFESPVTFAPDHFNTERALQESSMGYTILRNNTYMDVLVPAIQQAYQLGGLYNASGDGKTAYITRADCGRAAAAALIDSFDGQRTLDVTGPEAVTQADIAATASSITGKPLSYVPVEVDAAIQSMVDAGLPRPVAETFASFDVATAQGKFANVTSVYKEFTGEEPTSLAQFLTAHKDELV from the coding sequence ATGTCTGATAACCTGCAAGCTTCCTTACTCGTCACAGGGGCCTCCGGCCAACTAGGACGACAGGTCGTTGAACTGTTACTGGAAAAAGGTGCACAGAACGTCATCGCTACCACCCGTACACCTGAAAAACTGGCTGATTTAGCTGAAAGAGGTGTAACAGTCCGGCAGGCTAGCTTTGATGATCTGGATTCGCTCATTCAAGCATTTGAAGGTGCCGAGCGTGTGTTAATCATTAGTACAGACGCAACGGATGTGCCCGGCAGGCGTTTACAGCAGCATCAAAACGCGGTGCAGGCTGCGGATAAAGCGGGTGTCAAACATACACTTTATACCTCGCTGATGGAGGCTTTTGAGTCCCCGGTTACATTTGCGCCGGACCATTTCAATACAGAGCGTGCTCTGCAAGAGAGTTCAATGGGATATACCATTTTGCGCAACAATACCTATATGGATGTCCTCGTGCCAGCGATTCAACAGGCGTATCAGTTAGGTGGCTTGTACAATGCTTCTGGTGATGGCAAAACAGCCTATATCACACGGGCTGATTGTGGCCGTGCTGCTGCCGCTGCACTCATTGATTCTTTTGATGGGCAGCGAACGCTGGATGTCACTGGTCCTGAAGCCGTCACACAGGCCGATATCGCTGCAACAGCCAGCTCTATTACAGGTAAGCCTCTGAGTTATGTGCCTGTTGAAGTCGATGCCGCCATTCAGTCGATGGTTGATGCAGGCCTGCCACGCCCAGTTGCAGAAACGTTCGCTTCTTTTGATGTTGCAACAGCACAGGGCAAATTCGCCAATGTGACATCCGTCTATAAAGAGTTCACAGGTGAGGAACCTACCAGCCTTGCACAGTTCCTGACAGCCCACAAAGATGAACTCGTTTAG
- a CDS encoding GNAT family N-acetyltransferase, whose translation MFTPTQTIMRSINDQLTLKNVATEADMMRLAAFNAHIHGTPLIDAMTRQLILHHPATGPETWLYIEDTLSGDIVSALCLIPWHLELDGVSLKAGEMGIVGTLEGYRKQGLIRALDVRFKELLAEGGYDLSHIQGIPYFYRQFGYEYALPLEGGYELDLWRIHDDLGADSISFRKAALADIPMLASYYHDANQDLALHLVRDEALWAYLLGPAMETETSADTWLVLENEHPVGYFRVAHHGFGTGLIISEVSRLSYRHLVVLLKFTKQLAMEGDKLYIRLNIPHHQELARLAQALGARDAGTYAWQIHMPDVLRLLRKLIPVFERRLSHSCFADYTGTFAINLYRIAYAFTIEHGHMISIEQSTQHHDFSIALPWNAFVQLVLGHRTISQLHEVYPDVAYDGPSSLIANELFPRLTSFFYTNY comes from the coding sequence GTGTTTACACCAACTCAAACGATAATGCGTTCCATCAATGATCAACTTACGCTTAAGAATGTCGCTACTGAAGCGGATATGATGCGCCTAGCGGCGTTCAATGCGCATATCCACGGGACGCCGCTCATCGATGCTATGACGCGCCAACTCATTTTGCATCATCCTGCGACCGGGCCGGAGACGTGGCTTTATATTGAAGATACGTTAAGCGGCGATATTGTCTCCGCGTTGTGTCTTATTCCCTGGCATCTAGAACTGGATGGCGTCTCGCTTAAAGCGGGGGAGATGGGCATTGTCGGAACATTAGAAGGCTATCGCAAACAGGGACTCATTCGTGCGCTAGATGTACGCTTCAAAGAGCTGTTGGCTGAGGGTGGCTATGATCTGAGTCATATTCAGGGGATACCTTATTTTTATCGCCAGTTTGGTTATGAATATGCATTGCCCTTAGAAGGTGGCTACGAGCTGGACCTCTGGCGCATTCATGATGACTTGGGTGCGGATTCTATTTCGTTTCGTAAGGCGGCTCTGGCTGATATCCCTATGCTGGCCAGCTATTATCACGATGCGAACCAGGACTTAGCCCTTCATCTTGTGCGTGATGAAGCTTTATGGGCTTATCTTTTAGGGCCTGCTATGGAAACTGAGACATCGGCAGATACCTGGCTGGTGCTGGAAAATGAACATCCAGTGGGTTACTTTCGTGTTGCACATCATGGCTTTGGAACCGGCTTGATCATCAGCGAAGTATCGCGTCTCTCATATCGCCACCTGGTTGTTTTGCTCAAATTTACCAAGCAGCTTGCCATGGAAGGTGACAAGCTCTATATTCGCCTCAATATTCCGCATCATCAGGAATTGGCTCGTTTAGCACAAGCACTCGGTGCCAGGGATGCCGGGACTTATGCGTGGCAGATCCATATGCCGGATGTTTTGCGGTTGCTGCGCAAGCTGATCCCTGTTTTTGAGCGTCGGCTCTCTCATAGCTGCTTTGCGGATTACACAGGGACGTTTGCAATTAACTTGTATCGTATAGCTTATGCCTTCACTATTGAGCATGGGCATATGATTTCGATAGAGCAGTCGACACAGCACCATGATTTTTCGATTGCCTTGCCATGGAATGCGTTTGTTCAGCTTGTGCTTGGTCACCGTACCATATCGCAACTCCATGAGGTCTATCCTGATGTGGCATACGATGGTCCGTCATCGTTAATAGCGAATGAGCTATTTCCTCGGTTAACATCTTTTTTCTACACGAACTACTAA
- a CDS encoding PAS domain S-box protein has translation MSFVIELTNNITLLLSLLFVYGLLSSRILQMPSRQRQISQGLIFGVFAIIAMLIPFEITPGFIYDGRHVVIAMAAFFTGPIAGVISCIMVCLYRLTLGGIGAPLAVGGAFSVVIVALVMRKFMDERRLPVTAGSLLILGLLEAGVSIFWPSLSPAPIRQQILDTIAIPVITLFPMAILLAGWIFQYIERQELVAKSLRNNAEWFQTISELLPVPLLLYRSDDNAVLYVNEKFCQFYGATSEELLDRPMSTLFCGFDSFDKVQEKLQAEGLVRNFEVRGHRRLDGQVFWSLLTIEPIMFRGASVMLTIFVDITERKQVEEALRQSDRSLQQAQAIGHVGSWELDLETDKTAWSDEFFRICGLEPGSVEPSTELRLSMVHPDDRPLAVAELERVHQEGKSYYIEKRIVRPNNEIRWVLSQGEIVYDAETSSKKLIGMFIDITQRKQMENRFRALLESAPDAMVIVDQNGCIEIVNSQAEHMFGYTREELIGHEVAFLIPESLRSRSLDNRVAYLKQPYIRTLGAELDLYATHKDGHRFPVEIRLSPIETEKGLLVAGAVRDVSERRERETQLKRMNSDLEQANREIQHFAYIVSHDLRAPLINLKGFSDILNSSLDQITAMNDVVMPVMDEQQVKTWNNITKDRVPTALRFISLSVDRMDSYTSAILKLSRLGRHELNIKRVVTNDIVQKIVESLDSQMKEQNIQVEIDDLPDVYADQLTLDQIFANIIGNAVKYASPDREEMIRIYAEDSLDQTTFHIQDNGRGIAEADYDKVFAPFRRIGKSSVEGEGMGLAYVQAMVRRHGGEIWFTSSVETGSIFSFRLPKELT, from the coding sequence ATGTCATTTGTAATTGAACTGACGAATAACATTACGCTGTTGTTGTCACTGCTTTTTGTTTATGGCCTCTTGAGCTCTCGTATTTTACAGATGCCAAGTCGGCAGCGGCAAATAAGCCAGGGACTTATTTTTGGCGTATTTGCGATTATAGCGATGCTCATTCCGTTCGAAATTACACCCGGCTTTATTTATGATGGGCGCCATGTTGTGATTGCTATGGCAGCTTTCTTTACAGGGCCCATCGCTGGGGTAATCTCATGCATCATGGTGTGCTTATATCGCCTGACCTTAGGCGGTATTGGTGCACCGCTTGCGGTTGGCGGCGCTTTCTCGGTGGTTATCGTTGCTCTTGTCATGAGGAAATTCATGGACGAGCGCCGTTTGCCTGTAACGGCTGGTTCATTGCTGATATTGGGCTTGCTAGAAGCTGGGGTTTCTATTTTTTGGCCTTCTTTAAGCCCTGCACCTATACGTCAGCAAATCCTGGATACGATTGCTATCCCTGTGATCACGCTCTTCCCGATGGCTATTCTATTGGCGGGTTGGATTTTCCAATACATCGAACGGCAGGAGCTAGTAGCCAAGTCCTTGCGCAATAATGCTGAGTGGTTCCAGACAATTTCCGAATTGCTGCCAGTACCTTTACTACTGTATCGCAGTGACGATAATGCGGTTCTCTACGTCAACGAAAAGTTTTGCCAGTTCTATGGTGCGACCTCAGAAGAACTCCTTGATCGCCCGATGTCGACGCTGTTTTGTGGTTTTGACAGTTTTGATAAGGTCCAGGAAAAATTGCAAGCAGAAGGGCTCGTTCGTAATTTTGAAGTGCGAGGGCACCGACGGCTAGATGGGCAGGTTTTTTGGTCGCTGTTGACCATTGAGCCGATTATGTTTCGTGGCGCCTCTGTTATGCTAACCATTTTCGTCGATATCACAGAACGTAAGCAGGTTGAGGAAGCGCTCCGCCAAAGCGATCGGTCTCTGCAGCAGGCTCAGGCGATTGGTCACGTTGGCAGTTGGGAACTGGATCTCGAAACAGACAAGACGGCATGGTCTGATGAATTCTTCAGGATTTGTGGTCTGGAGCCTGGTAGTGTTGAGCCATCGACAGAGCTGCGACTTTCTATGGTGCATCCTGATGATCGTCCTCTGGCTGTTGCTGAGTTAGAGCGCGTTCATCAAGAGGGTAAGTCCTATTACATCGAAAAGCGGATTGTGCGGCCTAACAACGAGATTCGCTGGGTATTGTCTCAGGGTGAGATCGTCTATGACGCAGAAACAAGCTCCAAAAAGCTTATTGGTATGTTTATCGATATCACACAACGCAAGCAGATGGAGAACAGATTCCGTGCTTTGCTAGAATCAGCGCCAGATGCAATGGTGATCGTTGACCAGAACGGATGCATTGAAATCGTCAACTCGCAAGCGGAGCACATGTTTGGCTACACGCGCGAAGAACTGATAGGTCACGAAGTTGCATTTTTGATTCCTGAATCGCTTCGTAGTCGGAGCCTAGATAACCGCGTAGCTTATCTCAAGCAACCATATATCCGCACATTGGGTGCTGAGCTAGATTTGTATGCGACGCATAAAGATGGGCATCGGTTCCCCGTTGAGATTCGCCTCAGTCCAATTGAAACAGAAAAGGGGCTGTTGGTCGCGGGTGCTGTGCGTGATGTCAGCGAACGTCGTGAGAGAGAAACACAACTCAAGAGGATGAATAGCGATCTCGAACAGGCTAACCGAGAAATCCAGCACTTTGCTTACATCGTCTCCCATGATTTAAGAGCGCCTCTGATTAATCTCAAGGGTTTTTCTGACATCTTAAATTCATCGCTCGATCAAATTACAGCGATGAACGATGTCGTTATGCCCGTGATGGATGAACAACAGGTAAAGACGTGGAATAACATTACTAAAGATAGGGTGCCAACAGCGCTGCGATTTATCAGCCTTTCTGTAGATCGCATGGATTCGTATACGTCAGCGATTTTGAAGCTTTCTCGCCTTGGTCGACATGAATTGAATATAAAGCGTGTTGTGACGAATGACATCGTCCAAAAAATTGTGGAATCGCTGGATTCTCAGATGAAAGAGCAAAATATCCAGGTCGAAATTGATGATTTGCCTGATGTCTATGCAGATCAATTGACTTTAGACCAGATTTTTGCCAACATTATTGGCAATGCGGTCAAATATGCTTCGCCAGACCGTGAGGAAATGATCCGTATTTATGCGGAAGATTCCCTAGATCAAACAACCTTTCATATTCAAGACAATGGCCGAGGTATAGCTGAAGCCGATTATGACAAGGTGTTTGCTCCTTTCCGTCGGATAGGGAAGTCATCCGTAGAAGGAGAAGGTATGGGCCTTGCATATGTTCAAGCCATGGTCAGACGTCATGGGGGTGAAATCTGGTTCACCTCGTCTGTGGAAACAGGCTCAATATTCTCTTTCAGGTTGCCAAAGGAACTAACTTAA
- a CDS encoding response regulator has translation MNYMKILLVEDDEGHATLVRMNLREAGLDNEIQHVSDGQAALDYIDHFLASKEADSLLILLDLNLPVLDGYAVLESLKQNHLTRRIPIIVLTSTDDDREINHCYELGCNVYLRKPVNYTDFVQAVKSLGLFLSVIELPDPQS, from the coding sequence ATGAACTACATGAAGATCCTCCTTGTAGAAGACGATGAGGGACATGCGACTCTGGTTCGGATGAACTTACGTGAAGCCGGGCTCGATAATGAGATCCAACATGTCAGTGATGGCCAGGCAGCGCTGGATTATATCGATCACTTTTTAGCATCCAAAGAAGCGGATTCTCTTTTAATTCTCCTGGACCTGAATTTGCCGGTTCTTGATGGATATGCTGTGCTGGAAAGCTTGAAGCAAAATCATCTCACACGAAGAATTCCTATTATCGTTTTGACATCAACTGATGATGACCGTGAAATTAACCATTGCTATGAACTGGGCTGTAACGTTTACTTGCGTAAACCGGTTAATTACACCGATTTTGTCCAAGCGGTGAAGAGCTTAGGATTGTTCTTGTCGGTTATTGAATTGCCAGATCCTCAAAGCTAA
- a CDS encoding hybrid sensor histidine kinase/response regulator, with product MPPIHILYIEDDAGAVELFRNYLKEFDCNLTHVFDGESGLAECYIHTYDVILIDNLLSGMSGIDVIEALHSVMEMPPAIIMVTGTGDEYIAVEAMKAGADDYIVKDSGRKYYDLLMKVINQVLEKRELRRIQRGLLDEQAQLIKELQAFSYAVGHDLKQPLSVLLSSLELAELYTRKDATAKAIGKISQMRDTIVKMNGTLEALILFARVRDAGEVTFQHLNMNQIVEDVKRQLSGMIQQYDATITIQNDLPSALGYPPWVESIWMNYISNAMKYGGTPPHIEIGGTKQSEQKVYYWVKDNGNGLSQDQQERVFIPFSRLRERKVEGHGLGLAIVNLIAKRLGGEATVSSVPTKGSIFGFTLMCEQG from the coding sequence ATGCCACCCATTCACATTTTGTATATTGAAGATGATGCCGGAGCTGTCGAGTTGTTTCGGAATTATCTGAAAGAATTCGACTGTAACCTCACCCATGTCTTCGATGGTGAAAGTGGTCTGGCTGAGTGTTACATACACACCTATGATGTGATATTAATCGATAATTTGCTCAGTGGTATGAGCGGTATTGATGTTATTGAGGCACTCCATAGTGTCATGGAAATGCCACCAGCAATCATCATGGTGACAGGTACCGGCGATGAATATATTGCTGTTGAAGCAATGAAGGCTGGGGCAGATGACTATATCGTCAAAGATAGCGGTCGAAAGTATTATGATCTGTTGATGAAGGTCATCAACCAAGTCCTCGAAAAACGTGAACTGCGACGTATTCAACGGGGTTTACTGGATGAACAAGCCCAACTCATCAAGGAATTACAAGCATTTAGTTACGCTGTAGGGCATGATCTCAAGCAGCCCCTCTCCGTCTTGCTAAGTTCTTTGGAACTTGCGGAACTTTATACGCGCAAGGATGCGACAGCAAAGGCCATTGGTAAAATCTCCCAGATGCGTGATACCATCGTGAAGATGAATGGTACCCTGGAAGCTTTGATTTTGTTTGCTCGTGTGCGGGATGCTGGCGAAGTTACGTTCCAACATTTGAACATGAATCAGATTGTTGAGGATGTGAAAAGGCAACTCTCAGGCATGATTCAACAATATGATGCGACGATCACAATCCAGAATGACTTGCCATCTGCCTTAGGTTATCCTCCATGGGTGGAGAGTATTTGGATGAACTATATTTCTAATGCGATGAAGTACGGTGGCACCCCGCCACATATTGAGATCGGTGGGACCAAACAGAGCGAACAAAAAGTCTACTATTGGGTCAAAGATAATGGCAATGGCCTCTCACAAGATCAACAAGAGCGAGTCTTTATACCCTTCTCACGATTGAGAGAGCGTAAAGTAGAAGGGCATGGCCTGGGGCTGGCGATCGTGAACTTGATTGCTAAGCGATTAGGAGGTGAGGCAACCGTAAGTAGCGTGCCCACTAAAGGCAGCATCTTCGGCTTCACACTCATGTGTGAGCAAGGATGA
- a CDS encoding MFS transporter, with the protein MATLFLLVIYAAFISLGLPDALLGVAWPVMQPEFAVPFSAAGIISMVISGGTIVSSLLSGKILARFGTGRVTVVSVTMTAVALLGFGLAPAFFWLILLAIPLGLGAGSVDSGLNDYVARHYEARHMSWLHCFWGLGAMLGPVIISQYIQDQSWRNGYLTVSIIQCGLVAILFFTLPVWEKVAKQSPKHSPEPEDEPHIVDIPKGVFYPLQVNGVKTVLMIFLFYCGIEATMGLWGSSFLVKIKGLDVATAAQWVSFFYGSITLGRFISGFVTVRMSSESLIRIGEIGILLGVILLILPLPTIFSLISFILIGLGCAPIFPSMLHETPARFGREDAPMIMGFQMAVAYTGATFLPPIFGVIASGTTFALMPAVFLLYIGVMVINSERINNYIKLKRA; encoded by the coding sequence ATGGCAACATTATTCCTGCTTGTAATTTATGCTGCATTTATCAGCCTGGGGCTACCGGATGCATTACTGGGGGTGGCATGGCCTGTTATGCAGCCCGAGTTCGCCGTACCTTTTAGCGCCGCAGGCATCATTTCAATGGTCATCTCCGGCGGCACCATCGTATCAAGCCTGCTCAGTGGCAAAATATTAGCCCGTTTTGGCACAGGTAGGGTCACTGTCGTCAGCGTCACAATGACGGCAGTGGCATTACTGGGCTTTGGGCTAGCCCCTGCCTTTTTCTGGCTGATCTTACTTGCTATTCCCCTGGGCTTGGGCGCAGGTTCTGTAGATTCCGGCTTGAATGATTATGTCGCACGCCACTATGAAGCTCGTCATATGAGCTGGCTGCACTGCTTCTGGGGGTTAGGTGCGATGTTGGGCCCCGTGATCATCTCTCAATACATTCAAGATCAATCCTGGCGCAATGGCTACCTAACCGTATCCATCATTCAGTGCGGATTGGTAGCCATCCTTTTCTTCACATTACCCGTATGGGAGAAAGTAGCAAAACAATCACCCAAACATAGCCCAGAACCAGAAGATGAACCCCACATCGTCGATATTCCCAAAGGCGTGTTCTATCCTTTGCAGGTCAACGGCGTCAAAACAGTGCTGATGATCTTTCTCTTTTATTGTGGTATCGAAGCCACCATGGGGCTATGGGGCAGCAGCTTTCTCGTAAAGATCAAAGGCCTGGACGTCGCGACCGCAGCACAATGGGTATCCTTCTTTTACGGCAGCATTACCCTGGGGCGCTTCATCAGTGGTTTTGTCACGGTACGCATGAGCAGCGAAAGCCTTATCCGTATTGGCGAAATTGGCATTTTATTGGGTGTGATTTTACTCATCCTCCCCTTGCCAACGATTTTCTCACTCATCAGTTTCATTCTGATTGGTCTGGGCTGTGCACCTATTTTCCCCAGTATGCTGCACGAAACTCCCGCTCGATTTGGCCGAGAAGATGCCCCTATGATTATGGGTTTCCAGATGGCTGTTGCTTATACTGGTGCTACTTTCCTACCCCCGATCTTCGGTGTTATTGCCTCCGGTACGACCTTCGCCCTGATGCCCGCAGTCTTCTTACTTTATATTGGCGTAATGGTCATCAATTCTGAGCGGATCAACAACTATATAAAATTGAAACGTGCGTGA